The Streptomyces sp. NBC_00454 DNA segment GCCAGGTCCTCTGCGTTCATCACGGGACCGACCTCGACCTCGGCGTTGAACTGCATGAACAGGTCCTCCGCCAGGGCCGGCAGCTGCGAGCTCTCCTGGAGGTCGAAGACCATCCACACGGACCGGACGCCCTCGTGCAGGCCGAAGTAGGCGGCCTCCGGCTTGATGGCCTCCATGAGCTTCTTCACGGCCTGGATGAGGGCACCGCTCTTGATGCCCTCGTTGGCCGCGGCCGTGTCGAGATGGGCCCTGAGCATGACTCTCATGCGCGGCTCCTTTCGTCACGGCCACCCTCGGTGCGGGCCCGGGCGGCGGCAACATCTCCGCCTCCGTCCGGGCGCGCCCTCACCCGTCCCGGGGTACGGCTACTGCGTCCGCACCGCGCCCTGGATGTGGAAGTTGAAGTCCGCGTGCCCCAGGGCCCCCATCAGCCGGAGCCAGATCGGCAGCAGCATCTCCGTGCCGCGCGCCGTCTCGATGCCGCCCAGGTCGATGATGGTGCGCTCGCCCCAGCCGAAGGAGTCCAGGAGCTCCCGCACGGCCTTCTTCGCGTCGGCGTCCTCACCCGAAAGGAAGACGGTGTGGTCGCCGGGGACCCTGGCCGGATCGACCATGACCTGGCAGTTCATGGTGTTCAGCGTCTTGACGACCCGCAGCCCGGGGAAGGTCCGCTGGATCAGCTCACCGAGGCTGTCGCTGTCCACGGGGTCGAGGACGGGCGGGAAGCCGTGCGAGAAGTCGAGCGGGTTCGCGATGTCGATCAGGATCTTGCCGTCGAGGTGTTCGGCGTCGGCCTCGTTCAGGGCGGCGATGCTCACCTGCCCGCCGGTGGCGTTGATCAGCGTCTCGCCCTGCCGGGCCGCCTCCGCGAACCCTACGAGGCCCGCCTGCGGCTGGGCGGCCTGCCACTCGGCGTAGTCGCCGCGGGCGAGGGTGGCTTCCGGGTCCCGGGTGCCGATGACCACGTCGTGGCCGAGGGAGAGCAGCCGGGTGGCGATCGTGCGGCCGACGATTCCGGTGCCGAGGACTGCGTAGCGCATGACAACTTCCAATCGAATGACGGGCGATCAGCGAGCCGTCGGCTCGTCCAGGATCCCGACATCGTAGAAGAACTGGTACCGCGACGGGTCGTCCGGCAGGAACCAGTGGAAACCCTCCTCCAGGAAGACGGCCACGACGTTCACGGCGATCACCAGCCCCAGGAACCACAGCGCCGCCAGCCCCACCGACCGGTAGGCGCCCGGCCCTTCGGCCGGAATGGCGCGGTCCGCCGTGGCGTGGGCGAAGGCGAGGACGATGCCGACCGCGACGACCGAGGCCTGGAAGAGGATCCACGCCCAGACGTACAGGTGCAGGCCGA contains these protein-coding regions:
- a CDS encoding NADPH-dependent F420 reductase; translated protein: MRYAVLGTGIVGRTIATRLLSLGHDVVIGTRDPEATLARGDYAEWQAAQPQAGLVGFAEAARQGETLINATGGQVSIAALNEADAEHLDGKILIDIANPLDFSHGFPPVLDPVDSDSLGELIQRTFPGLRVVKTLNTMNCQVMVDPARVPGDHTVFLSGEDADAKKAVRELLDSFGWGERTIIDLGGIETARGTEMLLPIWLRLMGALGHADFNFHIQGAVRTQ